The following proteins come from a genomic window of Burkholderia stabilis:
- the rplE gene encoding 50S ribosomal protein L5 — protein sequence MARFQEFYKEKVVPGLIEKFGYKSVMEVPRITKITLNMGLGEAIADKKIIENAVGDLTKIAGQKPVVTKARKAIAGFKIRQGYPIGAMVTLRGQAMYEFLDRFVTVALPRVRDFRGVSGRAFDGRGNYNIGVKEQIIFPEIDYDKIDALRGLNISITTTAKTDDEAKALLASFKFPFRN from the coding sequence ATGGCTCGTTTTCAAGAGTTTTACAAAGAAAAGGTTGTGCCCGGCCTGATCGAGAAGTTCGGTTACAAGTCGGTCATGGAAGTGCCGCGCATCACCAAGATCACGCTGAACATGGGTCTTGGCGAAGCGATCGCTGACAAGAAGATCATCGAGAACGCCGTTGGCGACCTCACGAAGATCGCTGGTCAGAAGCCGGTCGTGACGAAGGCACGCAAGGCAATCGCGGGCTTCAAGATCCGCCAGGGTTACCCGATCGGCGCGATGGTGACGCTGCGCGGCCAGGCGATGTATGAATTCCTCGACCGTTTCGTGACCGTTGCCCTGCCCCGCGTGCGTGACTTCCGCGGTGTGTCGGGTCGTGCCTTCGATGGCCGCGGCAACTACAACATCGGTGTGAAAGAGCAGATCATTTTCCCCGAAATCGACTACGACAAGATCGACGCACTGCGTGGGCTGAACATCAGCATCACGACGACTGCGAAGACCGACGACGAAGCAAAGGCTCTGCTCGCCAGCTTCAAGTTCCCGTTCAGAAACTGA
- the rpsN gene encoding 30S ribosomal protein S14 codes for MAKLALIEREKKRARLVAKFAAKRDALKAIVEDQSKSEEERYEARLELQQLPRNANPTRQRNRCAITGRPRGTFRKFGLARNKIREIAFRGEIPGLTKASW; via the coding sequence GTGGCTAAACTGGCACTGATCGAACGTGAAAAGAAGCGCGCCCGCCTGGTCGCGAAGTTCGCAGCAAAGCGCGATGCGCTGAAGGCGATCGTCGAAGACCAAAGCAAGTCGGAAGAAGAGCGCTACGAAGCACGCCTGGAGCTGCAGCAACTGCCCCGCAACGCAAACCCGACCCGCCAGCGTAACCGCTGCGCGATCACGGGCCGTCCGCGCGGCACGTTCCGTAAATTCGGCCTCGCGCGTAACAAGATTCGTGAAATCGCATTCCGTGGCGAGATTCCTGGCCTGACCAAGGCGAGCTGGTAA
- the rpsH gene encoding 30S ribosomal protein S8 yields MSMSDPIADMLTRIRNAQMVEKVSVAMPSSKVKVAIAQVLKDEGYIDDFAVKAEGAKAELNIALKYYAGRPVIERLERVSKPGLRVYRGRNDIPQVMNGLGVAIVSTPKGVMTDRKARATGVGGEVICYVA; encoded by the coding sequence ATGAGCATGAGTGATCCTATCGCCGATATGCTGACTCGCATCCGCAACGCGCAGATGGTCGAGAAGGTATCGGTCGCGATGCCCTCGTCGAAGGTCAAGGTTGCAATCGCGCAAGTCCTGAAGGACGAAGGTTATATCGACGATTTCGCGGTGAAGGCTGAAGGCGCGAAGGCAGAACTGAACATCGCGCTGAAGTACTACGCTGGCCGTCCGGTCATCGAACGCCTCGAGCGCGTGTCGAAGCCTGGCCTGCGCGTCTACCGCGGTCGTAACGACATTCCGCAGGTCATGAATGGCCTCGGCGTGGCAATCGTGTCGACGCCGAAGGGCGTGATGACCGACCGCAAGGCGCGCGCTACCGGCGTCGGCGGCGAAGTCATCTGCTACGTCGCTTAA
- the rplF gene encoding 50S ribosomal protein L6 — protein MSRVGKSPIALQGAEVKLADGAITVKGPLGTITQAINPLVNVANNDGTLNLAPVDESREANALSGTMRAIIANAVHGVTKGFERKLTLVGVGYRAQAQGDKLNLSLGFSHPVVHQMPEGVKAETPTQTEIVIKGINKQQVGQVAAEVRGYRPPEPYKGKGVRYSDEVVILKETKKK, from the coding sequence ATGTCTCGAGTAGGTAAGAGCCCGATCGCGCTGCAAGGCGCGGAAGTCAAGCTGGCCGACGGTGCTATCACCGTCAAGGGCCCGCTGGGCACCATCACGCAAGCGATCAATCCGCTCGTGAACGTGGCGAACAACGACGGCACGCTGAATCTGGCACCGGTCGACGAAAGCCGCGAAGCAAATGCACTGTCGGGCACGATGCGCGCGATCATCGCGAATGCCGTGCACGGCGTGACCAAGGGTTTCGAGCGCAAGCTGACGCTGGTTGGCGTCGGTTACCGTGCGCAAGCGCAAGGCGACAAGCTGAACCTGTCGCTGGGTTTCTCGCACCCGGTGGTGCACCAGATGCCGGAAGGCGTCAAGGCTGAAACCCCGACGCAAACCGAAATCGTGATCAAGGGGATCAACAAGCAACAAGTCGGTCAAGTAGCTGCGGAAGTCCGCGGTTACCGTCCGCCGGAGCCCTACAAGGGCAAGGGCGTGCGCTATTCCGACGAGGTTGTGATCCTCAAAGAAACGAAGAAGAAGTAA
- the rplR gene encoding 50S ribosomal protein L18 produces the protein MDKTQSRLRRARQTRIKIAELQVARLAVHRTNTHIYAQVFSPCGTKVLASASTLEAEVRAELADKSGKGGNVNAATLIGKRIAEKAKAAGIESVAFDRSGFRYHGRVKALAEAAREAGLKF, from the coding sequence ATGGATAAGACTCAATCTCGCCTGCGCCGCGCTCGCCAGACGCGTATCAAGATCGCTGAGCTGCAGGTCGCGCGTCTCGCCGTGCATCGCACGAACACGCACATCTACGCTCAAGTGTTCTCGCCCTGCGGCACCAAGGTGCTCGCCAGTGCATCGACGCTCGAAGCAGAAGTGCGCGCTGAACTGGCCGACAAGTCGGGCAAGGGCGGCAACGTTAATGCCGCGACGCTGATCGGCAAGCGTATTGCCGAGAAGGCAAAGGCTGCCGGCATCGAATCCGTCGCCTTCGACCGCTCGGGCTTCCGCTACCATGGCCGCGTCAAGGCGCTGGCTGAGGCAGCTCGTGAAGCTGGGCTCAAGTTCTAA
- the rpsE gene encoding 30S ribosomal protein S5, whose protein sequence is MAKMQAKVQADERDDGLREKMISVNRVTKVVKGGRILGFAALTVVGDGDGRIGMGKGKAKEVPVAVQKAMEQARRNMFKVPLKNGTLQHEVHGKHGASAVLLAPAKAGTGVIAGGPMRAVFDVMGVQNVVAKSHGSTNPYNLVRATLDGLRKQSTPADIAAKRGKSVEEILG, encoded by the coding sequence ATGGCAAAGATGCAAGCGAAAGTTCAGGCTGACGAGCGCGACGACGGCCTTCGTGAAAAGATGATTTCGGTCAACCGCGTGACCAAGGTCGTGAAGGGTGGCCGTATTCTCGGCTTCGCCGCACTGACCGTGGTTGGCGACGGCGATGGCCGCATCGGTATGGGCAAGGGCAAGGCGAAGGAAGTGCCGGTTGCCGTCCAGAAGGCAATGGAACAAGCTCGTCGCAACATGTTCAAGGTGCCGCTCAAGAACGGCACGCTGCAACACGAAGTGCACGGCAAGCATGGCGCATCGGCTGTCCTCCTCGCTCCGGCGAAGGCAGGTACGGGCGTGATCGCCGGCGGCCCGATGCGCGCAGTGTTCGACGTGATGGGCGTTCAGAACGTTGTGGCAAAGAGCCACGGTTCGACGAACCCGTACAACCTCGTTCGCGCCACGCTGGACGGCCTGCGTAAGCAGTCCACCCCGGCAGACATCGCGGCGAAGCGCGGCAAGTCCGTCGAAGAAATTTTGGGCTAA
- the rpmD gene encoding 50S ribosomal protein L30 — MSEKTVKVQLVKSLIGTRESHRATVRGLGLRRLNSVSELQDTPAVRGMINKVSYLVKVIA, encoded by the coding sequence ATGTCTGAAAAAACTGTCAAGGTTCAGCTCGTTAAGAGCCTGATCGGGACCCGCGAATCGCACCGCGCGACCGTGCGTGGCCTGGGCCTGCGCCGACTCAATTCGGTCAGCGAGCTTCAGGACACGCCGGCGGTCCGCGGCATGATCAACAAGGTCTCGTACCTCGTTAAGGTCATCGCGTAA
- the rplO gene encoding 50S ribosomal protein L15 encodes MELNNLKPAAGAKHAKRRVGRGIGSGLGKTAGRGHKGQKSRSGGFHKVGFEGGQMPLQRRLPKRGFTSLTKEFVGEVRLGDLEKLPVDEIDLLALKQAGLVGELTKSAKIIATGELKRKIVVKGLGATKGARAAIEAAGGSFAE; translated from the coding sequence ATGGAATTGAATAACCTGAAGCCGGCAGCTGGCGCCAAGCACGCCAAGCGTCGCGTCGGCCGTGGCATCGGTTCGGGCCTCGGCAAGACGGCTGGCCGTGGTCACAAGGGTCAGAAATCGCGTTCGGGCGGCTTCCACAAAGTCGGTTTCGAAGGCGGTCAGATGCCGCTGCAACGTCGTCTGCCGAAGCGCGGCTTCACGTCGCTGACGAAGGAATTCGTCGGTGAAGTGCGCCTGGGCGACCTCGAGAAGCTGCCGGTCGACGAGATCGATCTGCTCGCACTGAAGCAAGCCGGCCTGGTCGGCGAGCTGACGAAGAGCGCAAAGATCATCGCGACGGGCGAACTGAAGCGCAAGATCGTCGTGAAGGGTCTCGGTGCCACCAAGGGTGCGCGCGCTGCGATCGAAGCGGCTGGCGGTTCGTTCGCCGAGTGA
- the secY gene encoding preprotein translocase subunit SecY — protein MANSPSLAKPGRSTAKFGDLRRRAMFLLLALIVYRIGAHIPVPGIDPDQLAKLFQSQAGGILGMFNMFSGGALSRFTIFALGIMPYISASIIMQLLAIVSPQLEALKKEGQAGQRKITQYTRYFTVVLATFQAFGIAAALENQPGLVTDPGMLFRLTTVVTLVTGTMFLMWLGEQITERGLGNGISIIIFGGIAAGFPNAVGGLFELVRTGSMSIISAIIIVVLIAAVTYLVVFIERGQRKILVNYAKRQVGNKIYGGQSSHLPLKLNMSGVIPPIFASSIILFPATILGWFSTGQPTGSWISNTLHNVAEALKPGQPVYVLLYTLAIVFFCFFYTALVFNSRETADNLKKSGAFVPGIRPGDQTARYIDRILTRLTLAGAIYIVFVCLLPEFLVLRWNVPFYFGGTSLLIIVVVTMDFMAQVQSYVMSQQYESLLKKANFKGGNIPMR, from the coding sequence TTGGCTAACAGCCCGAGTCTTGCAAAACCCGGTCGAAGCACGGCGAAATTCGGCGATCTGCGTCGGCGAGCGATGTTCCTGCTCCTGGCGCTGATCGTCTATCGCATCGGCGCGCACATTCCCGTGCCGGGCATCGATCCGGATCAACTGGCTAAGCTGTTCCAGAGCCAGGCGGGTGGCATCCTAGGCATGTTCAACATGTTCTCGGGTGGCGCACTTTCCCGCTTCACGATCTTTGCGCTGGGGATCATGCCGTACATTTCGGCGTCGATCATCATGCAGTTGCTGGCGATTGTTTCGCCGCAGCTCGAGGCGCTGAAGAAGGAAGGGCAGGCAGGGCAACGGAAGATCACGCAGTACACACGGTATTTCACCGTGGTGCTCGCGACCTTCCAGGCATTCGGTATCGCGGCTGCGCTGGAAAACCAGCCGGGCCTCGTCACCGACCCCGGCATGCTGTTCCGACTGACGACGGTCGTGACGCTGGTTACTGGCACGATGTTCCTGATGTGGCTCGGCGAGCAGATTACCGAGCGTGGTCTGGGCAACGGTATTTCGATCATCATCTTCGGCGGGATCGCAGCAGGGTTCCCGAATGCCGTCGGTGGGTTGTTCGAGCTGGTGCGTACGGGTTCGATGAGCATCATTTCGGCGATCATCATCGTCGTTCTGATTGCCGCGGTGACTTACCTGGTCGTGTTCATCGAACGCGGTCAGCGCAAGATCCTCGTGAACTACGCGAAGCGCCAGGTTGGCAACAAGATCTACGGTGGGCAGTCGTCGCACCTGCCGCTGAAGCTGAACATGTCGGGCGTGATTCCGCCGATCTTTGCATCGTCGATCATCCTGTTCCCGGCAACGATTCTCGGCTGGTTCAGTACCGGTCAGCCGACGGGAAGCTGGATTTCCAATACGTTGCATAACGTTGCGGAAGCGCTGAAACCGGGCCAGCCGGTCTATGTGCTGCTGTACACGCTGGCAATCGTGTTTTTCTGCTTCTTTTACACCGCGCTGGTGTTCAACAGCAGGGAAACCGCGGACAACCTGAAGAAAAGCGGCGCGTTTGTTCCGGGCATCCGTCCGGGCGATCAGACCGCACGATATATCGACCGCATCCTCACGCGTCTGACGCTGGCCGGTGCGATCTACATCGTCTTCGTGTGTCTGCTGCCGGAATTTCTGGTGCTGCGCTGGAACGTGCCGTTTTATTTTGGTGGAACGTCGCTGCTGATCATTGTCGTCGTCACGATGGACTTTATGGCGCAGGTGCAGTCGTACGTTATGTCGCAACAGTATGAGTCACTGCTCAAGAAGGCGAACTTCAAGGGCGGCAACATCCCGATGCGTTAA
- the infA gene encoding translation initiation factor IF-1 produces MAKDDVIQMQGEVIENLPNATFRVKLENGHVVLGHISGKMRMHYIRILPGDKVTVELTPYDLSRARIVFRAK; encoded by the coding sequence ATGGCCAAAGACGATGTAATCCAGATGCAGGGAGAGGTGATTGAAAACCTCCCGAATGCGACCTTCCGTGTGAAGCTGGAAAACGGCCATGTCGTGTTGGGGCATATCTCCGGAAAGATGCGGATGCACTACATCCGCATCCTGCCGGGCGACAAGGTGACGGTTGAGTTGACGCCTTACGATCTGTCTCGTGCGCGGATCGTGTTCCGGGCGAAGTGA
- the rpmJ gene encoding 50S ribosomal protein L36 — MKVMASVKRICRNCKIIKRKGVVRVICSSDPRHKQRQG; from the coding sequence ATGAAAGTGATGGCATCGGTTAAGCGCATTTGCCGCAATTGCAAGATCATCAAGCGCAAAGGCGTCGTTCGCGTGATCTGCAGCTCGGATCCGCGCCACAAGCAGCGCCAAGGCTGA
- the rpsM gene encoding 30S ribosomal protein S13: MARIAGVNIPNHQHTEIGLTAIFGVGRTRSRSICVAAGVDFSKKVKDLTDADLEKLREEVGKFVVEGDLRREVTMNIKRLMDLGCYRGVRHRKGLPMRGQRTRTNARTRKGPRRAAQALKK; encoded by the coding sequence ATGGCTCGTATCGCAGGGGTTAACATCCCGAATCACCAGCACACCGAGATCGGCCTGACGGCTATCTTTGGTGTCGGCCGCACCCGTTCGCGCAGCATCTGCGTGGCAGCTGGCGTCGATTTTTCGAAGAAGGTCAAGGATCTGACCGACGCAGACCTGGAAAAGCTGCGTGAAGAAGTGGGCAAGTTTGTCGTCGAAGGCGATCTGCGCCGTGAAGTGACGATGAACATCAAGCGCCTGATGGACCTCGGTTGCTACCGTGGCGTCCGTCATCGCAAGGGCCTGCCGATGCGCGGTCAGCGTACGCGTACGAACGCACGTACTCGCAAGGGTCCGCGTCGTGCAGCGCAAGCGCTGAAGAAGTAA
- the rpsK gene encoding 30S ribosomal protein S11, giving the protein MAKASNTAAQRVRKKVKKNVAEGVVHVHASFNNTIITITDRQGNALAWATSGGQGFKGSRKSTPFAAQVAAESAGRVAMEYGVKNLEVRIKGPGPGRESAVRALHGLGIKITAISGVTPIPHNGCRPPKRRRI; this is encoded by the coding sequence ATGGCTAAGGCTTCGAACACCGCGGCGCAACGCGTTCGCAAGAAGGTTAAGAAGAACGTCGCTGAAGGTGTGGTTCACGTCCACGCGTCGTTCAACAACACGATCATCACGATCACCGATCGCCAAGGCAACGCGCTGGCATGGGCGACGTCGGGCGGCCAGGGCTTCAAGGGCTCGCGCAAATCGACGCCGTTCGCTGCTCAGGTCGCAGCCGAGTCGGCTGGCCGCGTCGCGATGGAATACGGCGTGAAGAATCTGGAAGTGCGGATCAAGGGCCCGGGCCCGGGTCGTGAGTCGGCAGTGCGCGCACTGCACGGCCTCGGCATCAAGATCACCGCGATTTCGGGCGTCACCCCGATTCCGCACAACGGCTGCCGCCCGCCGAAGCGTCGTCGTATCTAA
- the rpsD gene encoding 30S ribosomal protein S4, giving the protein MARYIGPKAKLSRREGTDLFLKSARRSLADKCKLDSKPGQHGRTSGARTSDYGTQLREKQKVKRIYGVLERQFRRYFAEADRRKGNTGENLLQLLESRLDNVVYRMGFGSTRAEARQLVSHKSITVNGVVANVPSQQVKAGDIVAIREKAKKQARIVEALSLAEQGGMPSWVAVDAKKFEGTFKQMPERADIAGDINESLIVELYSR; this is encoded by the coding sequence GTGGCACGTTATATCGGCCCCAAAGCCAAGCTGTCCCGCCGTGAAGGCACCGACCTGTTCCTGAAGAGCGCGCGCCGCTCGCTCGCCGACAAGTGCAAGCTCGACAGCAAGCCGGGTCAGCACGGCCGTACCTCGGGCGCACGTACGTCCGACTACGGTACGCAGCTGCGTGAAAAGCAGAAGGTCAAGCGTATCTACGGTGTGCTGGAGCGTCAGTTCCGCCGCTATTTCGCCGAAGCCGACCGCCGCAAGGGCAACACGGGTGAAAACCTGCTGCAACTGCTCGAGTCGCGTCTCGACAACGTCGTGTATCGCATGGGCTTCGGCTCGACCCGCGCTGAAGCGCGTCAGCTGGTGAGCCACAAGTCGATCACCGTGAACGGCGTCGTCGCGAACGTCCCGTCGCAGCAAGTGAAGGCGGGTGACATCGTCGCGATCCGCGAAAAGGCGAAGAAGCAAGCGCGTATCGTCGAAGCGCTGTCGCTGGCCGAGCAAGGCGGCATGCCGAGCTGGGTTGCAGTCGATGCGAAGAAGTTCGAAGGCACGTTCAAGCAAATGCCGGAACGCGCTGACATCGCAGGCGACATCAACGAAAGCCTGATCGTCGAATTGTATTCGCGTTAA
- a CDS encoding DNA-directed RNA polymerase subunit alpha: protein MQTSLLKPKIIAVESLGENHARVVMEPFERGYGHTLGNALRRVLLSSMVGYAPTEVTIAGVVHEYSTLDGVQEDVVNLLLNLKGVVFKLHNRDEVTVTLRKEGEGVVTAGDIELAHDCEVINPNHVIAHLSKGGKLDVQIKIEKGRGYVPGNVRRYGEDTAKIIGRIVLDASFSPVRRVSYAVESARVEQRTDLDKLVMNIETSGVITPEEAIRQSARILVDQLSVFAALEGTETAAEAPSRAPQIDPILLRPVDDLELTVRSANCLKAENIYYIGDLIQRTENELLKTPNLGRKSLNEIKEVLASRGLTLGMKLENWPPAGLDK, encoded by the coding sequence ATGCAAACCAGTTTGCTGAAACCCAAGATCATCGCCGTGGAATCGCTTGGCGAGAACCACGCGAGGGTGGTCATGGAACCGTTCGAACGCGGTTACGGCCATACCTTGGGCAATGCGCTTCGCCGCGTGCTTCTGTCGTCGATGGTTGGCTACGCGCCGACCGAAGTGACGATCGCCGGTGTGGTGCACGAGTACTCGACGCTTGATGGCGTGCAGGAAGACGTCGTCAACCTGCTGCTGAACCTGAAGGGCGTGGTGTTCAAGCTGCATAACCGCGACGAAGTGACGGTTACGCTGCGCAAGGAAGGTGAAGGCGTCGTCACGGCCGGCGATATCGAGCTGGCGCACGACTGCGAAGTCATCAACCCGAATCACGTGATCGCACACCTGTCGAAGGGCGGCAAGCTCGACGTTCAGATCAAGATCGAGAAGGGTCGTGGCTATGTGCCCGGCAACGTCCGTCGCTACGGCGAAGACACGGCCAAGATCATCGGCCGCATCGTCCTCGACGCATCGTTCTCGCCGGTTCGCCGCGTGAGCTACGCAGTCGAAAGCGCACGTGTCGAGCAGCGTACCGACCTCGACAAGCTCGTGATGAACATCGAAACGAGCGGCGTGATCACGCCGGAAGAAGCGATCCGTCAATCGGCCCGCATCCTGGTCGACCAGCTGTCCGTGTTCGCGGCGCTGGAAGGCACGGAAACGGCTGCCGAAGCGCCGTCGCGTGCACCGCAGATCGATCCGATCCTGCTGCGTCCGGTGGACGATCTCGAGCTGACGGTTCGTTCGGCGAACTGCCTGAAGGCCGAGAACATCTACTACATCGGCGACCTGATCCAGCGCACGGAAAACGAGCTGCTGAAGACGCCGAACCTCGGTCGCAAGTCGCTCAACGAGATCAAGGAAGTGCTCGCTTCGCGCGGTCTCACGCTGGGCATGAAGCTCGAGAACTGGCCGCCGGCTGGTCTCGACAAGTAA
- the rplQ gene encoding 50S ribosomal protein L17, with product MRHRHGLRKLNRTSSHRLAMLRNMSNSLIEHEVIKTTLPKAKELRKVVEPLITLGKKPSLANRRLAFNRLRDRDSVAKLFDVLGPRFANRPGGYLRVLKFGFRVGDNAPMALVELLDRPEVDETENVQEAE from the coding sequence ATGCGCCATCGTCATGGTCTGCGGAAACTGAACCGCACGAGCAGCCACCGTCTGGCTATGCTCCGTAACATGTCCAACTCGCTGATCGAGCACGAAGTCATCAAGACGACGCTGCCGAAGGCGAAGGAACTCCGTAAAGTCGTCGAGCCGCTGATCACGCTCGGCAAGAAGCCGTCGCTGGCAAACCGTCGCCTGGCGTTCAACCGCCTGCGCGATCGTGACTCGGTGGCGAAGCTGTTCGACGTGCTCGGTCCGCGTTTCGCGAACCGTCCGGGCGGCTACCTGCGCGTGCTGAAGTTCGGCTTCCGCGTTGGCGACAACGCACCGATGGCACTGGTCGAGCTGCTCGATCGTCCGGAAGTCGACGAAACGGAAAACGTGCAAGAAGCTGAATAA
- the cutA gene encoding divalent-cation tolerance protein CutA yields the protein MIVVLMLTTVPDAATAAVLADGALDARFAACVSELGAIKSRYHWQGKVETADEIQLLFKTSPMRALELERFILAHHPYETPEIVSWQATASAAYGQWVTSETQRLFHV from the coding sequence ATGATAGTGGTGCTGATGCTGACGACGGTGCCCGATGCGGCGACGGCCGCGGTGCTTGCCGACGGCGCGCTCGACGCGCGGTTTGCGGCATGCGTGTCGGAGCTCGGCGCGATCAAGTCGCGCTATCACTGGCAGGGCAAGGTCGAAACGGCCGACGAGATCCAGTTGCTGTTCAAAACGAGCCCCATGCGGGCGCTCGAACTGGAGCGATTTATTCTCGCGCATCATCCTTACGAGACGCCCGAAATCGTCTCGTGGCAGGCGACGGCATCGGCCGCGTACGGCCAGTGGGTGACCAGCGAAACTCAACGTCTATTTCATGTTTAA